A single window of Nakaseomyces glabratus chromosome G, complete sequence DNA harbors:
- the MTD1 gene encoding methylenetetrahydrofolate dehydrogenase (NAD(+)) (CAGL0G02189g~Putative methylenetetrahydrofolate dehydrogenase (NAD+); protein abundance increased in ace2 mutant cells), with translation MSVSNPGRTILASTISKTYDYHIVEKINELKENGVRPNGPLLVGFLANDDSAAEMYAKWTQRTSEALGVRYELRRIADKDFLEEAIIQANRDENVDGIMIYFPVFGNAQDQYLQQVVAKEKDVEGLNHVYYQNLYHNVRFLDEAQTLKSILPCTPLAIVKILEYLKFYNEFLPEGNRLYGKTCVVVNRSEIVGRPLAALMANDGATVYSVDINNIQKFTRGESLKFAKHHVEDLGPFSDELLKQVSKDADIIITGVPSKSYKFPTEYIKDGATCINFSSFKNFDDDHVKQKASLYVPMTGKVTIAMLLRNMLRLIENREHMKN, from the coding sequence ATGAGTGTTAGCAATCCTGGTAGAACTATATTGGCGTCCACTATTTCCAAGACGTATGATTATCATATTGTTGAGAAGATCAACGAGTTGAAGGAGAACGGGGTGAGGCCCAATGGACCTTTGTTGGTCGGGTTTTTGGCTAACGATGACTCCGCTGCAGAGATGTACGCCAAATGGACACAAAGAACCAGTGAGGCACTGGGAGTTCGTTACGAGCTGAGGAGAATTGCTGATAAGGATTTCCTCGAGGAAGCCATCATTCAGGCCAACAGAGACGAAAATGTTGATGGTATAATGATCTACTTCCCCGTGTTCGGAAATGCGCAGGATCAATATTTGCAACAAGTTGTCGCTAAGGAGAAAGACGTGGAAGGTTTGAACCACGTCTACTATCAAAATCTATACCATAATGTCAGATTTTTGGATGAGGCGCAGACATTAAAATCTATCTTGCCTTGCACTCCACTGGCTATTGTGAAGATATTGGAATACTTGAAGTTTTACAACGAATTCCTACCGGAGGGTAACCGTCTATATGGTAAGACATGTGTTGTGGTTAACAGATCAGAAATCGTAGGAAGACCTCTGGCGGCTCTTATGGCCAACGACGGGGCCACAGTATACTCTGTCGATATAAATAACATACAGAAGTTTACACGTGGTGAGAGTCTGAAATTTGCTAAGCACCACGTAGAAGATCTTGGTCCGTTTTCTGATGAACTTCTGAAACAAGTCTCAAAGGATGCAGATATCATTATCACCGGTGTTCCATCAAAGAGTTATAAATTTCCAACAGAGTACATCAAAGATGGTGCCACTTGCATTAACTTTTCAAGCTTCAAGAATTTTGACGATGACCACGTTAAGCAAAAGGCTTCCCTATATGTTCCAATGACAGGTAAGGTGACAATTGCAATGTTACTGAGAAATATGCTGAGACTAATAGAAAATAGAGAGCATATGAAGAACTAA